The Candidatus Rokuibacteriota bacterium genome includes a window with the following:
- a CDS encoding cytochrome b/b6 domain-containing protein: MSDDGNDRGTLTRSVRVWDLPTRLLHWSLAGLLLATALIGWFGPKWMLGTHAILGYAIAGLIAFRLVWGVFGPETSRFASFPLRPRAAVAYLRDLARGRPPHHLGHNPAGAMMIYTLLGTVAALLLSGLVAFGGVEKHGPLAGVVSYAAGRAFQSLHAGLAAALITLVGLHVAGVAVSSVVERQNLARAMVTGFKRLPGEAPPPRFESARPWLGALSVAAIAAVSSGGLSALAALPPRGVPDMPRHVAYTKECGDCHPAYHPSLLPAASWKTMMAGLADHFGEDARLPAATAADIGAFLQAYAAESWDTKAANGFRHGSPAEPLRITATPYWKRTHADIAPAVFRSKAVRSSGNCNACHRDADTGGFHGPKIAIPQGVTER; this comes from the coding sequence GCTCGGTTCGCGTGTGGGACCTGCCCACGCGCCTGCTCCACTGGTCGCTGGCCGGCCTGCTGCTGGCGACGGCGCTGATCGGCTGGTTCGGGCCGAAGTGGATGCTCGGCACGCATGCCATCCTGGGCTATGCCATCGCCGGCCTGATCGCATTCCGGCTGGTGTGGGGGGTGTTCGGGCCCGAGACCAGCCGCTTCGCCAGCTTCCCCCTCCGCCCGCGGGCGGCGGTGGCCTACCTCAGGGATCTGGCGCGGGGGCGCCCGCCGCACCATCTCGGCCACAACCCGGCCGGCGCCATGATGATCTACACCCTCCTGGGGACGGTCGCCGCGCTGCTGCTCAGCGGCCTCGTCGCCTTCGGCGGGGTCGAGAAGCACGGGCCCCTGGCGGGGGTCGTCTCCTATGCCGCCGGCCGCGCCTTCCAGAGTCTCCACGCAGGCCTCGCTGCTGCCCTGATCACCCTGGTAGGCCTGCATGTGGCCGGCGTCGCCGTCAGCAGCGTGGTGGAGCGCCAGAACCTCGCGCGGGCCATGGTGACGGGCTTCAAGCGCCTGCCGGGGGAGGCACCTCCGCCGCGTTTCGAGTCGGCCCGCCCGTGGCTGGGGGCGTTGAGCGTCGCCGCCATCGCCGCCGTCAGCAGCGGCGGACTGAGCGCGCTGGCCGCCCTGCCGCCCAGGGGCGTCCCCGATATGCCGCGCCACGTCGCCTACACCAAGGAGTGCGGCGACTGCCATCCTGCCTACCACCCCAGCCTGCTGCCGGCGGCCTCGTGGAAGACGATGATGGCGGGACTGGCCGACCATTTCGGCGAGGACGCCCGCCTGCCGGCCGCCACCGCCGCCGACATCGGCGCGTTCCTGCAGGCCTACGCCGCCGAGAGCTGGGACACCAAGGCGGCCAACGGGTTCCGCCACGGCTCGCCGGCCGAGCCGCTGCGCATCACCGCCACCCCCTACTGGAAGCGCACGCACGCCGACATCGCGCCGGCCGTGTTCAGGAGCAAGGCCGTGCGCAGCTCCGGCAACTGCAATGCCTGCCACCGCGACGCCGACACCGGCGGCTTCCACGGCCCGAAGATCGCGATCCCTCAAGGAGTGACAGAGCGATGA
- a CDS encoding DUF1924 domain-containing protein, whose translation MTTTLARCLSLSLSLFLLLGSVPARAEGPRERIVADLAAQARAADPGFAGFSAARGAAFYKARPGGGKPDTPACDTCHGATPQTSGQTRAGKPIEPMAVSKVAHRYTDPEKVNKWFSRNCQSVLGRECTPREKGDFLAYMLSQ comes from the coding sequence ATGACGACGACCCTCGCCCGCTGCCTGTCCCTGTCCCTGTCCCTGTTCCTGCTGCTCGGCAGCGTGCCGGCGAGGGCCGAAGGCCCGCGCGAGCGCATCGTGGCCGACCTTGCAGCCCAGGCCCGCGCCGCCGATCCCGGCTTCGCCGGCTTCTCGGCCGCGCGCGGCGCCGCCTTCTACAAGGCCCGGCCCGGCGGCGGCAAGCCGGATACGCCGGCGTGCGACACCTGCCACGGCGCCACCCCGCAGACGTCCGGCCAGACGCGCGCCGGCAAGCCGATCGAGCCGATGGCCGTCTCAAAGGTGGCCCACCGCTACACCGATCCCGAGAAGGTCAACAAGTGGTTCAGCCGCAATTGCCAGAGCGTGCTGGGACGCGAGTGCACGCCCAGGGAGAAGGGCGACTTCCTCGCCTACATGCTGAGCCAGTGA